The genomic DNA CACGGCCGCGTCGATCTGGCCCTGCTCCATCGCGGCGACCGCGGTGGCGCCGAGACCGACGCCGATCACGGCGGCGCTGGTGGGATCGACACCGTTCTTCTTGAGCATGTATTTCAGGAAGAAGTCGGTGGAGGAGCCGGGCGCGCTGACGCCGACCTTCTTGCCGGCGAGATCCTTGACCGACTTGATGTCGTTGGTGCGCGAGGGCGCGACTACCAGCACGAGGCCGGGATAGCGGTCATAGACCACGAAGGACTGCAGCTCCTGCTTCTTGGCGGCCAGATTGACGCAATGGTCGAAATAGCCGGAGACCACGTCGGCGCTGCCGCCGAGCACGGCCTTGAGCGCGTCCGAGCCGCCCTTGAGGTCCACGAGCTCGACATTGAGGCCGGCCTTCTCGTATTCGCCGAGCTGCTTGGCCAGCACCGTCGGCAGATAGCACAGGCAGGAGCCGCCGCCGACCGCGATGGTGACCTTGCTTTGCGCCGCGGCAAATCCGGTGGTGAGCGTCAGCGCGAGCAGCGCGCCGGCGAGCCTGGCAATCGTGTTCTTCATTGGTTTCCTCCGTTCGGCCGGCGGCACCATAGAGCAGCAGGACCGGCTTGAGAAGCGCGCCTTAAGGCTCTGGCCATCGGCCTTTCGGCGCAATAGCATGGACGCACAAGAACAATTCCTGATGGGGAGGATCATCCATGAATCGCTTCACTGCCGGGCTCGCGCTGGCCGCCGCCTTTGCCGCCGGATGCGGCGCGAACCAACTGCTCCGGCCGGCGCTGGCCGCGGAAAACATCACCGCGCAGATCATCCACACCGGCGAGACGGAAGGCGACGCGCTCGGCCCCGCCAACGCCGTCGGCTACCGCTCGAAAATGTTCGCGAGCGCCGACGGCGCCACGATCTCGATCCAGGTCGGCAACGTGCCCAAGCACATGCACCCCAACACCAACGAGATCCAGTACATCCTGGACGGGACCGGGACGATCTGGCTCGGCGACAAGGAAGTGACGGTCAAGCCGGGCGACCTCGTCATCATCCCGAAGGGCACGCCGCACGGCGGCACCAAGCCGATCTCGGGACAGGTCAAGGCGATCGCGATCAAGACGCCGCCGCAGGCGCCTGATGATACCAAGCTGCTGGATTGAGACCCCTCGATCGGCGCGGGGCGAATGCTCGGGCTCGCGCCGCTGCGCGGACCCGCTTGGTCAATTCCCGCGCTAGATCGGGCGCGCCTGCTTCCGAATCTCGTTCGCGATCGGCTTGAGAGTCTCCCCCGGAAGCTGGCCAACGAGCGTGTAACCCATGCCGCCATCCGCCCACACGAAGCCCGCGACATCGCCGGTCGATTGCGGCATCATCGGCGTGTCCAGGTTGCGGTTGCTCATCGGGCGCGTCAGTACAACGAGGCGATCCCCGCGATCGTCATCGTACATGAACATCGCGGCCGGGCCATGGGACGTCGCAACCAGGCGCCCCCCCATCAGCCTGTAGCCCGAGACAGAGAGGTCCGGCACCTTCACCGGCTGCTTCAGCCGAGTCGAGACCCATCGCGTGAGCTCCGCACTCTCGGAGGCGCGAATCTCGACCGGACGCACGCGGTCCGGTGCGTAGACGCCATAAGAATAGGCTGCTTCCCGCGCCAGCGCAGACAGTCCGTTGGAACCCTCCTGCAACACGCTGCGCATGGTCCACCCGCCGAGACCGCCGATACCGAGGAGCAACATCGCAGCGATCGCTCCCCACGTTCGCAGGGGACGCCGTCTTCGGCTCTCGATGATGCGCGACAAGTTCAATTCTGCCGGCAACGGCTCGTCGGCGATCGGCGCAAGCGCGCCGCGCAGCTGCTCGCGCTGGGTAGCGAAGGCGGCAACGCGCGCAGCAACATCCGGATGATCGTTCAGGTAGGATGCGACCTCCGCGCGACGCTCGGGCTCGAGCGCCTGGTCCACATAGGCGTGGAGGTCATCCTCGGTGATCGGCCGATGGTTCATTTCACGCTCCGCAAGGCCACGACATTTCCCGCCGCAGTGCCATCCATCTCCTGCTGCAGCCTCTCCCGCGCACGCGACAGGCGCGACATCACGGTCCCGATCGGGATGTTCAGCACCACTGCCGCATCCGCGTAGGAGAGATCCTCGACTGCGACCAGCAACAACACGGCCCGCTGCTCCTCCGGGAGTTTCGCAAGCTTGCCAAGGACGTCCTGATAGATCAGCCTGTGCTCTTGCTCCGCCGCGCTGACAAGTTCCCGCTCGCCCGCATCGTCGATCGGCATATGCCTGCCCCGCGCTGTCGCCTGGCGAAACTGAGTGACAGCCAGGTTGTGAAGGATGGTGAACAGCCAGGCGCGCACGCTGCCGTCGCGCCGCTGGTGCCAGCGGCTGACGGCGCGCTCCAGGCAATCCTGAACCAGATCGTCGGCCGCGGCGCGTTCGCGCGTGAGCGCGCGGGCATAGCGGCGGAGCGCAGGGATTAGCGGCTCGACTTGAACCAGCATGTCCTTCATCAAGCGCTCCGCCATCTCGCGATTGGCGTTCGAACCGGAATCATTGAGCCTCGATCTGGACCGCCTCGCCCGGCATCGCCGCGTCGCCGGACGCGATCACCAAATAGCGCTTTGCGGCCGCGGCAGACTGGTCGACGATCTGCCGGATCGGACCGGCCGCGTTGACGATAGCGGATCCCGCCGGATTGGTCATGAAGGCTGCCAGCGGCTGCAATGGGCCGCCCCCGTCACTACGCTCCGCAAGCGCCAACACATATTTCCGCTTGGGCTGAAGTCCCGTCACTGAAGCCTGCAGGATCTGGATCAGGCCTTGATCGAAGAGCGAGACCGTGGTCGGCGCCTTACCGTGCTTTGTGCCGCCTATCGACGCGAGCGCCAGATGAGCCACCTGGCCAGCCACGCCGAGCGCCTGCAGGTTCTGGCGGTCATCCGGGTCAGGCGCAGCATTCGGAACATAGGCGATCGCTTGCGGCGCCTGGCCGATCGGAACGTTCCCAACCACTTTGTTGGTCGCGGTGTCGATGGCCGCGAGCGCGTCGGCGTTCTCCAGCCCCACATAGATGCGCGTGCCGTCGCCGGACGGCCACACGCCGTGCGGCAGATTGCCGACCGGGATCGTGGCGACTTGCGAGAAGTCGTCGGTGCGGAACACCTTCAATTCGTTCAAGCCGCCGACGGTGACATAGGCGAACGTGCCTTTGGCGGTGTGCGCGAAGTTGACGTGATTGGTGATCGGCCCGGTGTCGATCGTCTTGATTGCATTGAACGGTGGCCTTGCGTTGAACACTTGTGTCCGGCCGACGTCCTTCAGCGTGAACCACACCTGATCTCCATCGGGCGTCGCCGCAATGTTCGGACAGAACGGACTTTCTTGCTTCACCGTAGCGATGATCTTGTGCTCGACGACTGAGACGACATCGGTCTCGGGATTGAAGGACGAGCAGATGTAGCCGTATTTGCCGTCAGGTGAGAATATCTGCATCCCCGGCCCGTTCGGCGTCGTGATGCGGGTCTTCTCCTTGAAGCTCGTTGGATCGATGACGGAGATGTAATTCTCGCCGCGGACGGTAACCCAGACCTCCTTGCCGTCGGGTGTAAAGAACGCCTCGTGTGGCGACCGCCCGACATAGGTCACGTGCTTGACCGCGTTGGTCGCAGTGTCGATGAAGCTCACTGAGTTCGAGCCGATCGACACTACGGCCAGCGTCTTGTGATCGGGCGAGAAACCCATGCCGTGCACGAGCACCTGCCCCTTGTAGAGCGGGCTGAAATTGCCGGGCTGCGGGTCACCAAGCCGGATTACGCCAAGCAGTTTGTTGTCGGCAGGGTCGGTGACCGAAACCGTGTTCGAGAACTGCTCAGCCGCGTAGACCCGATCGTGATGACTAATCGGAATGTCGGGGGAGGACAGCGCGCCAGGCGCCTGCCCCGCTCATGCGACGGAGCCGGTGGCGAGCATGGTGGCCGCCAGGAAAATGGTCCTCATCATATGGCTTCGAGACTTGGTCATCTGCCGCTCCTACTTCTTCATTCCAGTGGACATGTCCATCTGCATCACAGGATGATGATGATGAACAGTTGCGATGGGAACGGATTGCGGCTGGGTCGGAGCAGGCGTGGTGTCGGTCGCCGGCTCGCCGATGGCGAGCTTCATGGCAGCGATCTCCTGCATCTGGTCGACGATGATTTCCTGAGCGATGCGCCGAAGCTGCTCGTTCTTACCGTACCGCAGCTCGATCACGGCCATGTCGATGGCGCCCTGATGATGCGGGCTCATCATCGCGACAAAGTCGCGATCGATGTCGCCGGTCGGTTTGACCGCCATGTCGTTCATCATCCTGGCCATGGCGGCATCGTTCTCTTGCAGGAAGGCGCTCTCTTCCGTGCTCGGCGCAGCAGGCGGGTTCGGATGGGTCTCGTGCGCGAAGACGATTGGAGGAAGCGCGAAAGCGACGAGAATGCGCGCGGCAAGGAACGCTGTGCCGAGCCCGAGCCTCGGCCATCGACATCTGCCTGCACGCGCCGCTACCGCGGGGCGAAACTGTGAGGGGGGCATCCTGAACTCCCATGCAGGTGGTTGCATGGGGGTTTGACGCGTGGGCGCGCGTTCTATTCCGGCCGGTCGATCACATAAATGTCAGCCGTCGGGGGCGGCGGCCTAGCCGCGCCCGTCCACGGTCGGCCGCCACACCAGCAGGCGCCGCTCGACCAGCGTCACCCCGAAGTCGATCAGGATGACGAAGGCCGACAGCACGAACATGCCGGCGAACACGCCGGCGACGTCGAACACGCCTTCGGCCTGCTGGATGAGATAGCCAAGGCCCGCCGCCGATCCCAGATATTCGCCGACGACCGCGCCGACCACGGCGAAGCCAACCGAGGTGTGCAGCGAGGAGAACATCCAGGACAGCGCCGAGGGCCAATAGACGTGCTGCATCAACTGCCGCTCGCTCATGCCGAGCATGCGGCCGTTGTCGAGCACGGTGCGGCTGACCTCCTTGACGCCCTGATAGACGTTGAAGAACACGATGAAGAACACCAGCGTCACGCCGAGCGCGACCTTGGACCAGATGCCGAGGCCGAGCCACAGCGCGAAGATCGGCGCCAACACGACGCGCGGCAGCGCGTTGACCATCTTGACGTAGGGGTCGAACACCGCGGCCACCAGCGGCTGGCGCGCGAACCAGAAGCCGATCAATACGCCGCCAGCCGATCCGATCACGAAGGCGAGGATCGATTCCGTCAGCGTGATGGCGAGATGCTTCCAGATCACGCCGGAGGCGAACCACTTTACGATCTGGCTGAAGACGTCGAGCGGGTTGGAGAAGAAGAACGGCGGCAGCAGGACCTTGCCGAACACCGGGACGGTCGACAGCACCTGCCACAGCACGATGCAGACGACCGCGACCAGGACCTGCAGCGCGAACAGCGTCGGGCGCGACATCAGACCGCCTCCGCCGCTTGCGTGGATTGCGCGTAGCCCTTCATCACCTCGTCCTTGAGCACGCTCCAGATCTCGCGATGCAGCTCGTGGAACTCCTTGTCCAGCCGCACCTCGAAGATGTCGCGCGGGCGGGCCAAGCCGACGCGCCAGTCGCCGATGATGCGCGAGGACGGACCAGCCGACATGATCACGACGCGGTCGGCGAGCGCGATGGCTTCTTCCAGATCGTGGGTCACGAACAGCACCGCCTTGCGGTCGGCGTTCCACAGATCGAGCAGCAGATTTCCCATCACCTGGCGGGTCTGTGCATCGAGCGGCCCGAACGGCTCGTCCATCAAGAGGATCTTGGGATCGCGGATCAGCACCTGTGCGAGCGCCACGCGCTTGCGCTGGCCGCCAGAGAGCATGTGCGGATAGCGGCCCGCGAAGGCGCCAAGGCCGACGGAGGTCAGCCATTGCTGCGCACGCGGCAGCGCTTCGGCCCGTGGCGTGCCCTTGATCTCGAGCCCGATCGCGACATTGTCGAGCGCGGTCTTCCAGGGGAACAGCGCATCGGCCTGGAACAGGTAACCGGCATCCCGGTTCAGCCCCGCGAGCGGCTGGTCGAAAATCCTGACGCTGCCGGCGGCCGGCTTCAGCAGCCCGGCCGCGACGTTGAGCAGCGTGGATTTGCCGCAGCCCGTGGGGCCGACAATGGCCACGAACTCGCCCTGCGCCACCGTGAGATGGGCCTTTTCCACCGCCGTATAGACCCGCCCGTCCCCGAGCCGGAACGCGACCTTGGCATCTTCCAGCGCCACCGCCGTGGGCGTCGACATATGCTTCCTCCGGATTTCGCTTGATGCCTTAGCCGCTCGCGCGCGCAAGTTCAATCACGCCGCCAAGCGTGCTAGGCATGCCGTGCCCTCCAAGGGAGGGGAAGGAAGAATGAGCTGCGTCGAATGCCTTCCAAGCCGACCATCAGCTACGCCCACGTGACCAAGCGGTTCGGCCCGCTGAGGGCTGTCGACGACGTCTCGCTCGACGTCGCCGAGGGCGAATTTCTGGCCATCGTCGGCGGCTCGGGCTCCGGCAAGACGACGCTGCTGCGGCTCGCCAACCGGCTGATCGAGGCCGAGGGCGGCACCATCACGGTCGGCGGCGAGGACGTGCAAAACGTCGACCCGGTCGCGCTGCGGCGGCGGATCGGCTACGTCTTCCAGAGCGGCGGGCTGTTTCCGCATTTGAGCGTCGCCGACAATATCGGGATCACGCCAAAGCTGCTGGGCGAGCCGGCTTCGGCGGTCGCCGCGCGGGTCGACGAGCTGCTGGAGCTGGTGCAGCTCGAGCGCGATGCGCATCGCGACCGCCTGCCGGAGGCGCTCTCCGGCGGCCAGCGCCAGCGCGTCGGGGTCGCGCGGGCGCTTGCGGCGAGGCCCCGCATCATGCTGAT from Bradyrhizobium sp. CCBAU 53351 includes the following:
- a CDS encoding ABC transporter substrate-binding protein, with translation MKNTIARLAGALLALTLTTGFAAAQSKVTIAVGGGSCLCYLPTVLAKQLGEYEKAGLNVELVDLKGGSDALKAVLGGSADVVSGYFDHCVNLAAKKQELQSFVVYDRYPGLVLVVAPSRTNDIKSVKDLAGKKVGVSAPGSSTDFFLKYMLKKNGVDPTSAAVIGVGLGATAVAAMEQGQIDAAVMLDPSVTVLQGSHKDLRILSDTRTQKDTLETFGGEYPGGALYSTAAWVAKHEKETQALTDAILATLAWIHSHSPEEIMAKMPEETVGKNKDLYLAALKNTIPMYSETGKMDPKGADAVLSVFSVGSPEVANAKIDVGKTFTNKFVEQAKKTTGNAK
- a CDS encoding cupin domain-containing protein, which gives rise to MNRFTAGLALAAAFAAGCGANQLLRPALAAENITAQIIHTGETEGDALGPANAVGYRSKMFASADGATISIQVGNVPKHMHPNTNEIQYILDGTGTIWLGDKEVTVKPGDLVIIPKGTPHGGTKPISGQVKAIAIKTPPQAPDDTKLLD
- a CDS encoding anti-sigma factor, with amino-acid sequence MNHRPITEDDLHAYVDQALEPERRAEVASYLNDHPDVAARVAAFATQREQLRGALAPIADEPLPAELNLSRIIESRRRRPLRTWGAIAAMLLLGIGGLGGWTMRSVLQEGSNGLSALAREAAYSYGVYAPDRVRPVEIRASESAELTRWVSTRLKQPVKVPDLSVSGYRLMGGRLVATSHGPAAMFMYDDDRGDRLVVLTRPMSNRNLDTPMMPQSTGDVAGFVWADGGMGYTLVGQLPGETLKPIANEIRKQARPI
- a CDS encoding sigma-70 family RNA polymerase sigma factor, with protein sequence MKDMLVQVEPLIPALRRYARALTRERAAADDLVQDCLERAVSRWHQRRDGSVRAWLFTILHNLAVTQFRQATARGRHMPIDDAGERELVSAAEQEHRLIYQDVLGKLAKLPEEQRAVLLLVAVEDLSYADAAVVLNIPIGTVMSRLSRARERLQQEMDGTAAGNVVALRSVK
- a CDS encoding DUF305 domain-containing protein encodes the protein MPPSQFRPAVAARAGRCRWPRLGLGTAFLAARILVAFALPPIVFAHETHPNPPAAPSTEESAFLQENDAAMARMMNDMAVKPTGDIDRDFVAMMSPHHQGAIDMAVIELRYGKNEQLRRIAQEIIVDQMQEIAAMKLAIGEPATDTTPAPTQPQSVPIATVHHHHPVMQMDMSTGMKK
- a CDS encoding ABC transporter permease; amino-acid sequence: MSRPTLFALQVLVAVVCIVLWQVLSTVPVFGKVLLPPFFFSNPLDVFSQIVKWFASGVIWKHLAITLTESILAFVIGSAGGVLIGFWFARQPLVAAVFDPYVKMVNALPRVVLAPIFALWLGLGIWSKVALGVTLVFFIVFFNVYQGVKEVSRTVLDNGRMLGMSERQLMQHVYWPSALSWMFSSLHTSVGFAVVGAVVGEYLGSAAGLGYLIQQAEGVFDVAGVFAGMFVLSAFVILIDFGVTLVERRLLVWRPTVDGRG
- a CDS encoding ABC transporter ATP-binding protein, translated to MSTPTAVALEDAKVAFRLGDGRVYTAVEKAHLTVAQGEFVAIVGPTGCGKSTLLNVAAGLLKPAAGSVRIFDQPLAGLNRDAGYLFQADALFPWKTALDNVAIGLEIKGTPRAEALPRAQQWLTSVGLGAFAGRYPHMLSGGQRKRVALAQVLIRDPKILLMDEPFGPLDAQTRQVMGNLLLDLWNADRKAVLFVTHDLEEAIALADRVVIMSAGPSSRIIGDWRVGLARPRDIFEVRLDKEFHELHREIWSVLKDEVMKGYAQSTQAAEAV
- a CDS encoding ABC transporter ATP-binding protein, encoding MPSKPTISYAHVTKRFGPLRAVDDVSLDVAEGEFLAIVGGSGSGKTTLLRLANRLIEAEGGTITVGGEDVQNVDPVALRRRIGYVFQSGGLFPHLSVADNIGITPKLLGEPASAVAARVDELLELVQLERDAHRDRLPEALSGGQRQRVGVARALAARPRIMLMDEPFGALDPLTRDALGDDYRSLHRKLGLTTVMITHDMTEAILLADRIAVMREGKLLAQGTPAELSRSSDAYVLELLRTPRRQVERLNALLPQGGAA